The following coding sequences are from one Humulus lupulus chromosome X, drHumLupu1.1, whole genome shotgun sequence window:
- the LOC133804689 gene encoding protein ALTERED PHOSPHATE STARVATION RESPONSE 1-like, translating into MGCANSKLNDLPAVALCRDRCRFLDEALRHSHDFAEAHAAYLESLKALGPAFDRFFSQNVVNSEALKKCSSLSPAAAASSSPVHKSNPDSNSDSHLRFPSDSSEDEDTDNKLGHNYISEEETQGLIISHNFNYLNSKPPPSPPPASLGSAWDFLNLFENFEKYERLYTSNPERSEATEKVQGSSKPSGEQAENGETTAYEVRVLEKKSGETKKESSEKTNDSVTTKTPNSSVVVLGVPEAMDEIKLQFVQASESGNEVLKLLHHRLRVPLNQDSFRLVFEEDMGVISSPNLSSTLKKLLLWEKKLYLEVKAEEKLRTIYQKKYQQLKILDREGGGGKALKANSTKALLRDLSTKLKIAFQIVDRISIAINKLRNEELWPQIKELNNRLLPMWKAMIECHKRQYQAISEVKSLDANAITSNEKLNNADLEAAIQLKLVLQSWNLSFSNWIFSQKDYIKSMNGWLMRCLLYEPEETSDGQIPFSPGRLGAPNIFVICNHWSQALDRISEKEVIGAIQGCLACIDTQLKEHNVELLKMVISDKEIERKVKILEREEQKMVKLIQGREKNMVTGFVLSHSDIIKCSDLQLGLKQIFMAMEKFIANSIQVYEELRVRIEEVGEYNAAENLSGS; encoded by the exons ATGGGCTGCGCCAACTCGAAGCTCAACGATCTTCCGGCGGTGGCGTTGTGCCGGGACCGATGTAGATTCCTGGACGAAGCTCTCCGCCATAGCCACGACTTCGCCGAAGCTCACGCCGCATACCTCGAGTCCCTCAAGGCATTGGGTCCCGCTTTCGATCGTTTCTTCAGTCAAAATGTAGTCAACAGCGAAGCTTTGAAAAAGTGTTCTTCTTTATCTCCGGCGGCCGCGGCTTCTTCTTCCCCGGTGCATAAATCAAACCCGGACTCCAACTCTGACTCGCACCTCCGATTCCCTTCCGATTCTTCCGAGGACGAGGATACTGATAATAAACTCGGGCATAATTACATCAGCGAAGAGGAAACCCAAGGCTTAATAATCTCCCACAACTTCAATTACTTGAATTCAAAGCCGCCTCCGTCTCCGCCACCGGCTTCGCTCGGCTCGGCTTGGGATTTCTTGAACTTGTTCGAGAATTTCGAGAAGTACGAGCGGTTATACACTTCGAATCCGGAGCGAAGTGAAGCTACGGAGAAAGTACAGGGAAGTAGTAAGCCGAGTGGTGAGCAGGCTGAGAATGGCGAAACGACGGCGTATGAGGTTCGAGTTTTAGAGAAGAAGAGTGGGGAAACGAAGAAGGAAAGCTCTGAGAAAACAAACGACTCGGTTACTACGAAAACTCCAAACAGTTCAGTTGTAGTACTTGGTGTCCCAGAAGCCATGGATGAGATTAAGCTTCAGTTTGTTCAAGCTTCGGAGTCTGGCAATGAAGTTTTGAAGTTACTCCACCATCGCTTAAGGGTACCTCTTAATCAAG ATTCATTTCGATTGGTTTTTGAGGAAGATATGGGGGTGATCAGTTCACCAAATCTATCTTCGACTCTAAAGAAGCTCTTATTATGGGAGAAGAAACTTTATCTTGAAGTCAAG GCTGAGGAAAAACTACGAACAATTTATCAGAAAAAGTACCAGCAGCTGAAAATTTTGGATAGAGAAGGTGGTGGTGGTAAAGCACTGAAAGCTAACTCCACTAAAGCCTTACTAAGAGATCTATCGACTAAATTGAAGATTGCGTTTCAAATAGTTGATAGGATATCCATTGCAATAAATAAGTTGAGAAATGAAGAATTGTGGCCTCAAATCAAGGAATTGAACAACAG ATTACTACCAATGTGGAAAGCCATGATAGAATGTCACAAGCGCCAATACCAAGCAATTTCAGAGGTCAAAAGCTTAGATGCCAATGCTATAACATCTAATGAGAAACTCAACAATGCTGATCTTGAAGCAGCCATACAACTCAAGCTAGTTCTTCAATCATGGAACTTGAGCTTCTCCAATTGGATTTTCTCCCAAAAGGACTACATCAAATCCATGAACGGTTGGCTCATGAGATGTCTTCTATATGAGCCCGAAGAAACTTCGGATGGCCAAATACCCTTCTCTCCCGGCCGCCTTGGCGCGCCCAACATTTTCGTGATCTGTAACCATTGGTCCCAAGCCTTGGATAGGATTTCAGAGAAGGAAGTGATTGGTGCCATTCAAGGCTGTCTTGCTTGTATTGATACCCAATTGAAAGAGCACAATGTTGAGTTACTTAAAATGGTCATTTCAGACAAGGAAATTGAAAGAAAAGTTAAGATTTTGGAGAGGGAAGAGCAAAAGATGGTTAAGTTGATTCAGGGTCGAGAAAAGAATATGGTAACTGGTTTTGTTCTTAGCCATAGTGATATTATCAAGTGTAGTGATTTACAATTGGGTTTGAAGCAGATATTTATGGCTATGGAGAAGTTCATCGCTAACTCCATACAAGTATATGAGGAGCTTCGTGTACGCATTGAGGAAGTTGGTGAATATAATGCTGCGGAGAACTTGAGTGGTTCATAG